The Anaerolineales bacterium region CCACGCCGAGGGCGCGGAGCGAAAGGATGTGAGTGTCGAGTCGCCTGCGCCCGATCACATCGCCGCCAGGCGGAGGCATTTTGAACTCGCCCATACGCGCGGACAGCGGTCCCGCCACGAGAATGGAAGCGCGGATGAGGCGGCAAAGGTCGGGTTCCAGCGAGGCAGGCTTCAAGTCTCGCGCGGTGATGCGCCACGAAGTGGCATCCAACTCATCCACCTGCGCGCCGGCGCTCTCGATCAGATCGCGCATCACATGAACATCCTGTATGCGAGGGACGTTGCGCAACACGACCGGCTCTTCGGTGAGCAAACACGCGGCAAGCAATGGCAACGCGGCATTTTTGTTCCCGCTCGGAGTCACTTCGCCCTTGATCGGAACGCCGCCTTCGATCACAAACTTTTCCATTCACGTCTCCTAAAATTTTCGCGGAAATTGTAAGACAGATTATATCCTTCGACAAGCGCTTTACAGTTGACTTACACGCCGCGCCAGCGCAGATTCAAAATTCTTATTCGACTATAATGCGACGCATGAACGCGACGCTCATCGTTCCCATTTTGCTCGGCTGGGTCAGCGGGCTTTTCGTCAATTATTCAGCGGACGTTTTGCCGCGCACACGCCGGTTCAGTTCACCGGCGTGCCGCAACTGCGACAATAGATTTACATGGTTGGATTATCTTCTGTTACGCGCCTGCCGTTCGTGTGGAATCGTGCGCAGCCTGCGGACGTGGATCGTACAACTTGCGATGACCGCTTCATTCGCCTATTTTTGGCTGACTCCGCCTAAGGCGCTTGGTCTCCCCCTCAGCCTGATCGTCCTCACCTACTTCGCGGTGATCACGGTGATTGACCTCGAACACCGCCTGATCCTTTTCCCGACCAGCGTGTTCGGCGCGTTGCTTGGGCTGGTCGTCGGGACGGTCGTCTACCAGCGCCTAGGTTTGGCTCTGCCTAACGCAATTGGCGCGTCGTTGCTCGGCGGCGTGATCGGGTTTGGAATCATGTTCCTGTTGTACCAATTTGGTACGCTAGTCGCGCGTTACCGCTCGCAAAAGATGCAAACCGAAGGCATGGCAGACGATGAAGAAGAAGCCCTCGGCGGCGGAGATGTGTATCTCGCCGGCGTTCTGGGTCTCATGCTCGGTTACGAGTTCGTTTTTTATGGGTTAGCGTACGGCATCCTGTTTGGCGG contains the following coding sequences:
- a CDS encoding A24 family peptidase → MNATLIVPILLGWVSGLFVNYSADVLPRTRRFSSPACRNCDNRFTWLDYLLLRACRSCGIVRSLRTWIVQLAMTASFAYFWLTPPKALGLPLSLIVLTYFAVITVIDLEHRLILFPTSVFGALLGLVVGTVVYQRLGLALPNAIGASLLGGVIGFGIMFLLYQFGTLVARYRSQKMQTEGMADDEEEALGGGDVYLAGVLGLMLGYEFVFYGLAYGILFGGVISVIFLLTSMLQRKYSSNSMMVFIPYGPYLIAGAFYMLFLG